One genomic window of Choloepus didactylus isolate mChoDid1 chromosome 27, mChoDid1.pri, whole genome shotgun sequence includes the following:
- the FUZ gene encoding protein fuzzy homolog isoform X1, producing the protein MGEEGAGGTVHLLCLAASSGVPLFCRSSRGGVPARQQLPFSVIGSLNGVHMFGQNLEVQLSSARTEDTTIVWKSFHDRSPARSLDITLIVLSSEKGTSELRLERLLQMVFGAMVLIVGLEELTNIRNVERLKKELRASYCLIDSFLGDSELIGDLTQCVDCVVPPEGSILQETLSGFAEASGTAFVSLVVSGRVVAATEGWWRLGMPEAVLLPWLLGSLPPHAARDYPVYLPHGSPTVPHRLLTLTLLPGLELCLLCGPCPPLGQLEPQLLERWWLPLLDPLRACLPLGPRALPAGFPLHADILGLLLLHLELRRSLFTVDPSGDKGPTPEHRRHLLRSFYTLVTGTHFPPEQAAPEKAALAAPRAPLPRACYLVTGPEEPGAGWRLVALQSGPRQLLLLLSPQSPSHGLRGLATRTLHALSPLL; encoded by the exons ATGGGAGaagagggggcagggggcaccGTGCACCTGCTGTGCCTCGCGGCCTCCAGCGGGGTCCCCCTGTTCTGCCGGAGCAGCCGCGGCGGCGTCCCTGCCCGCCAGCAG CTCCCGTTCTCTGTCATCGGCTCTCTCAATGGAGTCCACATGTTCGGGCAGAATCTGGAGGTGCAGCTGAGCTCTGCGAGGACCGAGGATACGACCATCGTGTGGAAAAGCTTCCATGACAGGTCCCCAGCCAGGAGCCTGGA CATTACCCTCATTGTTCTGTCATCCGAGAAGGGCACCTCGGAGCTGAGGCTGGAGAGACTACTCCAGATGGTGTTTGGGGCCATG GTTCTTATTGTGGGACTTGAAGAACTGACCAATATCCGCAACGTAGAGAGACTGAAGAAGGAGTTGAGG GCCAGTTACTGCCTCATCGACAGCTTCCTGGGGGACTCAGAGCTCATCGGGGACCTGACCCAGTGTGTGGACTGCGTGGTTCCTCCGGAGGGTTCCATCCTGCAG GAAACCCTCTCAGGGTTCGCCGAGGCCTCGGGCACGGCCTTCGTCAGCCTGGTGGTGTCGGGCCGGGTGGTGGCAGCCACAGAGGGCTGGTGGCGGCTGGGGATGCCCGAGGCCGTGCTGCTTCCCTGGCTGCTGGGCTCCCTGCCGCCGCACGCCGCTCGCGACTACCCGGTGTACCTGCCCCACGGGAGTCCCACG GTCCCGCACCGGCTGCTGACCCTGACACTGCTGCCTGGCCTGGAGCTGTGTCTGCTCTGCGGGCCATGCCCGCCCCTCGGCCAGCTGGAGCCGCAG CTTCTGGAGCGCTGGTGGCTGCCCCTGCTGGATCCCCTGCGGGCCTGTCTGCCGCTCGGACCCCGGGCGCTGCCCGCCGGCTTTCCCCTCCACGCCGACATCCTCGG GTTGCTGCTCCTCCACCTGGAACTGAGGCGCTCCCTTTTCACCGTGGATCCCTCGGGAGACAAAG GGCCCACCCCTGAGCATCGCCGGCACCTCCTCCGCTCCTTCTACACCTTGGTCACGGGCACGCACTTCCCACCAG AACAAGCAGCCCCGGAGAAGGCGGCCCTGGCAGCCCCGCGGGCCCCACTGCCCCgagcctgctacctggtgacgGGACCCGAGGAGCCAGGCGCAGGATGGCGGCTGGTGGCCCTGCAGTCAGGGCCCcggcagctgctgctgctgctgtcccCGCAGAGCCCTAGCCACGGGCTGCGGGGCCTGGCCACCCGCACCCTGCACGccctcagccccctcctctgA
- the FUZ gene encoding protein fuzzy homolog isoform X2: MGEEGAGGTVHLLCLAASSGVPLFCRSSRGGVPARQQLPFSVIGSLNGVHMFGQNLEVQLSSARTEDTTIVWKSFHDSITLIVLSSEKGTSELRLERLLQMVFGAMVLIVGLEELTNIRNVERLKKELRASYCLIDSFLGDSELIGDLTQCVDCVVPPEGSILQETLSGFAEASGTAFVSLVVSGRVVAATEGWWRLGMPEAVLLPWLLGSLPPHAARDYPVYLPHGSPTVPHRLLTLTLLPGLELCLLCGPCPPLGQLEPQLLERWWLPLLDPLRACLPLGPRALPAGFPLHADILGLLLLHLELRRSLFTVDPSGDKGPTPEHRRHLLRSFYTLVTGTHFPPEQAAPEKAALAAPRAPLPRACYLVTGPEEPGAGWRLVALQSGPRQLLLLLSPQSPSHGLRGLATRTLHALSPLL, encoded by the exons ATGGGAGaagagggggcagggggcaccGTGCACCTGCTGTGCCTCGCGGCCTCCAGCGGGGTCCCCCTGTTCTGCCGGAGCAGCCGCGGCGGCGTCCCTGCCCGCCAGCAG CTCCCGTTCTCTGTCATCGGCTCTCTCAATGGAGTCCACATGTTCGGGCAGAATCTGGAGGTGCAGCTGAGCTCTGCGAGGACCGAGGATACGACCATCGTGTGGAAAAGCTTCCATGACAG CATTACCCTCATTGTTCTGTCATCCGAGAAGGGCACCTCGGAGCTGAGGCTGGAGAGACTACTCCAGATGGTGTTTGGGGCCATG GTTCTTATTGTGGGACTTGAAGAACTGACCAATATCCGCAACGTAGAGAGACTGAAGAAGGAGTTGAGG GCCAGTTACTGCCTCATCGACAGCTTCCTGGGGGACTCAGAGCTCATCGGGGACCTGACCCAGTGTGTGGACTGCGTGGTTCCTCCGGAGGGTTCCATCCTGCAG GAAACCCTCTCAGGGTTCGCCGAGGCCTCGGGCACGGCCTTCGTCAGCCTGGTGGTGTCGGGCCGGGTGGTGGCAGCCACAGAGGGCTGGTGGCGGCTGGGGATGCCCGAGGCCGTGCTGCTTCCCTGGCTGCTGGGCTCCCTGCCGCCGCACGCCGCTCGCGACTACCCGGTGTACCTGCCCCACGGGAGTCCCACG GTCCCGCACCGGCTGCTGACCCTGACACTGCTGCCTGGCCTGGAGCTGTGTCTGCTCTGCGGGCCATGCCCGCCCCTCGGCCAGCTGGAGCCGCAG CTTCTGGAGCGCTGGTGGCTGCCCCTGCTGGATCCCCTGCGGGCCTGTCTGCCGCTCGGACCCCGGGCGCTGCCCGCCGGCTTTCCCCTCCACGCCGACATCCTCGG GTTGCTGCTCCTCCACCTGGAACTGAGGCGCTCCCTTTTCACCGTGGATCCCTCGGGAGACAAAG GGCCCACCCCTGAGCATCGCCGGCACCTCCTCCGCTCCTTCTACACCTTGGTCACGGGCACGCACTTCCCACCAG AACAAGCAGCCCCGGAGAAGGCGGCCCTGGCAGCCCCGCGGGCCCCACTGCCCCgagcctgctacctggtgacgGGACCCGAGGAGCCAGGCGCAGGATGGCGGCTGGTGGCCCTGCAGTCAGGGCCCcggcagctgctgctgctgctgtcccCGCAGAGCCCTAGCCACGGGCTGCGGGGCCTGGCCACCCGCACCCTGCACGccctcagccccctcctctgA
- the AP2A1 gene encoding AP-2 complex subunit alpha-1 isoform X2 — protein sequence MPAVSKGDGMRGLAVFISDIRNCKSKEAEIKRINKELANIRSKFKGDKALDGYSKKKYVCKLLFIFLLGHDIDFGHMEAVNLLSSNKYTEKQIGYLFISVLVNSNSELIRLINNAIKNDLASRNPTFMCLALHCIANVGSREMGEAFAADIPRILVAGDSMDSVKQSAALCLLRLYKASPDLVPMGEWTARVVHLLNDQHMGVVTAAVSLITCLCKKNPDDFKACISLAVSRLSRIVSSASTDLQDYTYYFVPAPWLSVKLLRLLQCYPPPEDAAVKGRLVECLETVLNKAQEPPKSKKVQHSNAKNAILFETISLIIHYDSEPNLLVRACNQLGQFLQHRETNLRYLALESMCALASSEFSHEAVKTHIDTVISALKTERDVSVRQRAADLLYAMCDRSNARQIVSEMLRYLETADYAIREEIVLKVAILAEKYAVDYSWYVDTILNLIRIAGDYVSEEVWYRVLQIVTNRDDVQGYAAKTVFEALQAPACHENMVKVGGYILGEFGNLIAGDPRSSPPVQFSLLHSKFHLCSVATRALLLSTYIKFINLFPETKATIQGVLRAGSQLRNADVELQQRAVEYLTLSSVASTDVLATVLEEMPPFPERESSILAKLKRKKGPGAGSALDEGRRDASSSDLNGGVEPTPSAVSTPSPSADLLGLRAAPPPAAAPAPASAGNLLVDVFSDGPAAQPSLGPTPEEAFLSPGPEDVGPPIPEADDLLNKFVCKNNGVLFENQLLQIGVKSEFRQNLGRMYLFYGNKTSVQFQNFSPTVVHPGDLQTQLAVQTKRVAAQVDGGAQVQQVLNIECLRDFLTPPLLSVRFRYGGTSQSLTLKLPVTINKFFQPTEMAAQDFFQRWKQLSLPQQEAQKIFKANHPMDAEVTKAKLLGFGSALLDNVDPNPENFVGAGIIQTKGLQVGCLLRLEPNAQAQMYRLTLRTSKEPVSRHLCELLAQQF from the exons ATGCCGGCCGTGTCCAAGGGCGATGGGATGCGGGGGCTCGCCGTGTTCATCTCCGACATCCGGAACT GTAAGAGCAAGGAGGCGGAGATTAAGAGAATCAATAAAGAACTGGCCAACATCCGCTCCAAGTTCAAAG GGGACAAAGCCTTGGATGGCTACAGTAAGAAAAAGTATGTGTGTAAACTGCTCTTCATCTTCCTGCTTGGCCATGACATTGACTTTGGTCACATGGAGGCTGTGAACCTGCTCAGCTCCAATAAGTACACGGAGAAGCAGATA GGCTACCTGTTCATCTCCGTGCTGGTGAACTCGAACTCTGAGCTGATCCGGCTCATCAACAACGCCATCAAGAACGACCTGGCCAGCCGCAACCCCACCTTCATGTGCCTGGCCCTGCACTGCATCGCCAACGTGGGCAGCCGCGAGATGGGCGAGGCCTTCGCCGCCGACATCCCCCGCATCTTGGTGGCTGG GGACAGCATGGACAGCGTGAAGCAGAGTGCTGCCCTCTGCCTGCTGCGGCTCTACAAGGCCTCGCCCGACCTGGTACCCATGGGCGAGTGGACAGCCCGTGTGGTGCACCTGCTCAACGACCAGCACATG GGTGTGGTCACAGCCGCCGTCAGCCTCATCACCTGCCTCTGCAAGAAGAACCCTGACGACTTCAAGGCCTGCATCTCCCTGGCCGTGTCGCGCCTGAGCCGG atCGTCTCTTCAGCCTCCACCGACCTGCAGGACTACACCTATTACTTTGTCCCAGCCCCCTGGCTCTCGGTGAAGCTCCTGCGGCTGCTGCAGTGCTACCCCCCACCAG AGGATGCGGCCGTGAAGGGGCGGCTGGTGGAGTGTCTGGAGACCGTACTCAACAAGGCCCAGGAGCCGCCCAAGTCCAAGAAGGTCCAGCACTCCAATGCGAAGAACGCCATCCTCTTCGAGACCATCAGCCTCATCATCCACTACGACAG CGAGCCCAACCTGCTGGTGCGCGCCTGCAACCAGCTGGGCCAGTTCCTGCAGCACCGCGAGACCAACCTGCGCTACCTGGCGCTGGAGAGCATGTGCGCGCTGGCCAGCTCCGAGTTCTCCCACGAGGCCGTCAAGACCCACATTGACACCGTCATCAGTGCCCTCAAG ACCGAGCGGGACGTCAGCGTGCGGCAGCGGGCAGCCGACCTCCTCTACGCCATGTGCGACCGGAGCAACGCCAGGCAGATCGTGTCGGAGATGCTGAGGTACCTGGAGACAGCTGACTACGCCATCCGCGAGGAGATC GTCCTGAAGGTGGCCATCCTGGCGGAGAAGTACGCTGTGGACTACAGCTGGTACGTGGACACCATCCTCAACCTCATCCGCATTGCCGGCGACTATGTGAGCGAGGAAGTGTGGTACCGGGTGCTGCAGATTGTCACCAACCGTGACGACGTCCAGGGCTACGCCGCCAAGACTGTCTTTGAG GCGCTCCAGGCCCCGGCCTGTCATGAGAACATGGTGAAGGTTGGCGGCTACATCCTTGGGGAGTTTGGGAACCTGATCGCCGGGGACCCCCGTTCCAG CCCCCCGGTTCAGTTCTCCCTGCTGCACTCCAAGTTCCACCTCTGTAGCGTGGCCACCAGGGCCCTGCTGCTGTCCACCTACATCAAATTCATCAACCTCTTCCCCGAGACCAAGGCCACCATCCAGGGGGTGCTGCGGGCCGGCTCCCAGCTGCGCAACGCCGACGTGGAGCTGCAGCAGCGAGCCGTCGAGTACCTCACACTCAGCTCCGTGGCCAGCACCGACGTCCTG GCCACGGTGCTGGAGGAGATGCCGCCGTTCCCGGAGCGCGAATCTTCCATTCTGGCCAAGCTGAAGCGCAAGAaggggcctggggctgggagcGCCCTGGACGAGGGCCGAAGGGACGCCAGCAGCAGTGACCTCAACGGGGGCGTGGAGCCCACCCCCAGTGCCGTG TCGACGCCCTCGCCCTCCGCCGACCTCCTGGGGCTGCGGGCAGCTCCTCCCCCAGCAGCAGCCCCGGCCCCTGCCAGCGCAGGGAACCTCCTGGTGGACGTCTTCTCGGATGGCCCGGCCGCCCAGCCCAGCCTGGGGCCCACCCCCGAGGAGGCCTTCCTCAG CCCAGGTCCTGAGGATGTCGGGCCTCCCATCCCAGAAGCTGATGACCTGCTGAATAA GTTCGTGTGCAAGAACAATGGGGTCCTGTTTGAAAACCAGCTGCTGCAGATCGGAGTCAAGTCAGAGTTTAGGCAGAATCTGG GCCGCATGTATCTCTTCTATGGCAACAAAACCTCGGTGCAGTTCCAGAACTTCTCACCCACCGTCGTCCATCCCGGAGACCTCCAGACTC AGCTGGCCGTGCAGACCAAGCGGGTGGCGGCGCAGGTGGACGGTGGGGCACAGGTGCAGCAGGTGCTCAACATCGAGTGCTTGCGGGACTTCCTGACGCCTCCGCTCCTGTCCGTGCGCTTCCG ATATGGGGGCACCTCCCAGTCCCTCACGCTGAAGCTCCCGGTGACCATCAACAAGTTTTTCCAGCCCACGGAGATGGCGGCCCAGGACTTCTTCCAGCGCTGGAAGCAGCTGAGCct CCCCCAACAGGAAGCACAGAAAATCTTCAAAGCCAACCACCCCATGGACGCGGAGGTGACTAAGGCCAAG ctgCTGGGGTTTGGCTCTGCTCTCCTGGACAACGTGGACCCCAACCCTGAGAACTTCGTGGGGGCTGGAATTATTCAGACGAAAGGCCTGCAGGTGGGCTGCCTGCTCCGGCTGGAGCCCAACGCCCAAGCCCAG ATGTACCGGCTGACCCTGCGTACCAGCAAGGAGCCCGTCTCCCGTCACCTGTGCGAGCTGCTGGCCCAGCAGTTCTGA
- the AP2A1 gene encoding AP-2 complex subunit alpha-1 isoform X1 encodes MPAVSKGDGMRGLAVFISDIRNCKSKEAEIKRINKELANIRSKFKGDKALDGYSKKKYVCKLLFIFLLGHDIDFGHMEAVNLLSSNKYTEKQIGYLFISVLVNSNSELIRLINNAIKNDLASRNPTFMCLALHCIANVGSREMGEAFAADIPRILVAGDSMDSVKQSAALCLLRLYKASPDLVPMGEWTARVVHLLNDQHMGVVTAAVSLITCLCKKNPDDFKACISLAVSRLSRIVSSASTDLQDYTYYFVPAPWLSVKLLRLLQCYPPPEDAAVKGRLVECLETVLNKAQEPPKSKKVQHSNAKNAILFETISLIIHYDSEPNLLVRACNQLGQFLQHRETNLRYLALESMCALASSEFSHEAVKTHIDTVISALKTERDVSVRQRAADLLYAMCDRSNARQIVSEMLRYLETADYAIREEIVLKVAILAEKYAVDYSWYVDTILNLIRIAGDYVSEEVWYRVLQIVTNRDDVQGYAAKTVFEALQAPACHENMVKVGGYILGEFGNLIAGDPRSSPPVQFSLLHSKFHLCSVATRALLLSTYIKFINLFPETKATIQGVLRAGSQLRNADVELQQRAVEYLTLSSVASTDVLATVLEEMPPFPERESSILAKLKRKKGPGAGSALDEGRRDASSSDLNGGVEPTPSAVSTPSPSADLLGLRAAPPPAAAPAPASAGNLLVDVFSDGPAAQPSLGPTPEEAFLSELEPPAPESPMAFLADPAPAADPGPEDVGPPIPEADDLLNKFVCKNNGVLFENQLLQIGVKSEFRQNLGRMYLFYGNKTSVQFQNFSPTVVHPGDLQTQLAVQTKRVAAQVDGGAQVQQVLNIECLRDFLTPPLLSVRFRYGGTSQSLTLKLPVTINKFFQPTEMAAQDFFQRWKQLSLPQQEAQKIFKANHPMDAEVTKAKLLGFGSALLDNVDPNPENFVGAGIIQTKGLQVGCLLRLEPNAQAQMYRLTLRTSKEPVSRHLCELLAQQF; translated from the exons ATGCCGGCCGTGTCCAAGGGCGATGGGATGCGGGGGCTCGCCGTGTTCATCTCCGACATCCGGAACT GTAAGAGCAAGGAGGCGGAGATTAAGAGAATCAATAAAGAACTGGCCAACATCCGCTCCAAGTTCAAAG GGGACAAAGCCTTGGATGGCTACAGTAAGAAAAAGTATGTGTGTAAACTGCTCTTCATCTTCCTGCTTGGCCATGACATTGACTTTGGTCACATGGAGGCTGTGAACCTGCTCAGCTCCAATAAGTACACGGAGAAGCAGATA GGCTACCTGTTCATCTCCGTGCTGGTGAACTCGAACTCTGAGCTGATCCGGCTCATCAACAACGCCATCAAGAACGACCTGGCCAGCCGCAACCCCACCTTCATGTGCCTGGCCCTGCACTGCATCGCCAACGTGGGCAGCCGCGAGATGGGCGAGGCCTTCGCCGCCGACATCCCCCGCATCTTGGTGGCTGG GGACAGCATGGACAGCGTGAAGCAGAGTGCTGCCCTCTGCCTGCTGCGGCTCTACAAGGCCTCGCCCGACCTGGTACCCATGGGCGAGTGGACAGCCCGTGTGGTGCACCTGCTCAACGACCAGCACATG GGTGTGGTCACAGCCGCCGTCAGCCTCATCACCTGCCTCTGCAAGAAGAACCCTGACGACTTCAAGGCCTGCATCTCCCTGGCCGTGTCGCGCCTGAGCCGG atCGTCTCTTCAGCCTCCACCGACCTGCAGGACTACACCTATTACTTTGTCCCAGCCCCCTGGCTCTCGGTGAAGCTCCTGCGGCTGCTGCAGTGCTACCCCCCACCAG AGGATGCGGCCGTGAAGGGGCGGCTGGTGGAGTGTCTGGAGACCGTACTCAACAAGGCCCAGGAGCCGCCCAAGTCCAAGAAGGTCCAGCACTCCAATGCGAAGAACGCCATCCTCTTCGAGACCATCAGCCTCATCATCCACTACGACAG CGAGCCCAACCTGCTGGTGCGCGCCTGCAACCAGCTGGGCCAGTTCCTGCAGCACCGCGAGACCAACCTGCGCTACCTGGCGCTGGAGAGCATGTGCGCGCTGGCCAGCTCCGAGTTCTCCCACGAGGCCGTCAAGACCCACATTGACACCGTCATCAGTGCCCTCAAG ACCGAGCGGGACGTCAGCGTGCGGCAGCGGGCAGCCGACCTCCTCTACGCCATGTGCGACCGGAGCAACGCCAGGCAGATCGTGTCGGAGATGCTGAGGTACCTGGAGACAGCTGACTACGCCATCCGCGAGGAGATC GTCCTGAAGGTGGCCATCCTGGCGGAGAAGTACGCTGTGGACTACAGCTGGTACGTGGACACCATCCTCAACCTCATCCGCATTGCCGGCGACTATGTGAGCGAGGAAGTGTGGTACCGGGTGCTGCAGATTGTCACCAACCGTGACGACGTCCAGGGCTACGCCGCCAAGACTGTCTTTGAG GCGCTCCAGGCCCCGGCCTGTCATGAGAACATGGTGAAGGTTGGCGGCTACATCCTTGGGGAGTTTGGGAACCTGATCGCCGGGGACCCCCGTTCCAG CCCCCCGGTTCAGTTCTCCCTGCTGCACTCCAAGTTCCACCTCTGTAGCGTGGCCACCAGGGCCCTGCTGCTGTCCACCTACATCAAATTCATCAACCTCTTCCCCGAGACCAAGGCCACCATCCAGGGGGTGCTGCGGGCCGGCTCCCAGCTGCGCAACGCCGACGTGGAGCTGCAGCAGCGAGCCGTCGAGTACCTCACACTCAGCTCCGTGGCCAGCACCGACGTCCTG GCCACGGTGCTGGAGGAGATGCCGCCGTTCCCGGAGCGCGAATCTTCCATTCTGGCCAAGCTGAAGCGCAAGAaggggcctggggctgggagcGCCCTGGACGAGGGCCGAAGGGACGCCAGCAGCAGTGACCTCAACGGGGGCGTGGAGCCCACCCCCAGTGCCGTG TCGACGCCCTCGCCCTCCGCCGACCTCCTGGGGCTGCGGGCAGCTCCTCCCCCAGCAGCAGCCCCGGCCCCTGCCAGCGCAGGGAACCTCCTGGTGGACGTCTTCTCGGATGGCCCGGCCGCCCAGCCCAGCCTGGGGCCCACCCCCGAGGAGGCCTTCCTCAG CGAGCTGGAGCCGCCCGCCCCTGAGAGCCCCATGGCTTTCCTGGCTGACCCAGCTCCAGCTGCTGA CCCAGGTCCTGAGGATGTCGGGCCTCCCATCCCAGAAGCTGATGACCTGCTGAATAA GTTCGTGTGCAAGAACAATGGGGTCCTGTTTGAAAACCAGCTGCTGCAGATCGGAGTCAAGTCAGAGTTTAGGCAGAATCTGG GCCGCATGTATCTCTTCTATGGCAACAAAACCTCGGTGCAGTTCCAGAACTTCTCACCCACCGTCGTCCATCCCGGAGACCTCCAGACTC AGCTGGCCGTGCAGACCAAGCGGGTGGCGGCGCAGGTGGACGGTGGGGCACAGGTGCAGCAGGTGCTCAACATCGAGTGCTTGCGGGACTTCCTGACGCCTCCGCTCCTGTCCGTGCGCTTCCG ATATGGGGGCACCTCCCAGTCCCTCACGCTGAAGCTCCCGGTGACCATCAACAAGTTTTTCCAGCCCACGGAGATGGCGGCCCAGGACTTCTTCCAGCGCTGGAAGCAGCTGAGCct CCCCCAACAGGAAGCACAGAAAATCTTCAAAGCCAACCACCCCATGGACGCGGAGGTGACTAAGGCCAAG ctgCTGGGGTTTGGCTCTGCTCTCCTGGACAACGTGGACCCCAACCCTGAGAACTTCGTGGGGGCTGGAATTATTCAGACGAAAGGCCTGCAGGTGGGCTGCCTGCTCCGGCTGGAGCCCAACGCCCAAGCCCAG ATGTACCGGCTGACCCTGCGTACCAGCAAGGAGCCCGTCTCCCGTCACCTGTGCGAGCTGCTGGCCCAGCAGTTCTGA